Proteins encoded within one genomic window of Gammaproteobacteria bacterium:
- a CDS encoding electron transfer flavoprotein-ubiquinone oxidoreductase — protein MEFDVLIVGAGPCGLAAACRLMQLAQAAGTELNVAVVEKGAEIGAHILSGAVLEPRALDELFPDWREREAPAHTPVRADEFHFLTGDTGGWRVPHAFVPYPSRNEGNCIISVGNLCRWLGRQAEALGVNLFPGFAAAGVLYEGERVAGVVTGDMGRDRQGQPRDSFQPGYELRARYTVFAEGCRGSLGKELMRRFELRRDCDPQHYGIGLKEVWTIDPALHQEGLVVHTLGWPLANDTEGGGFLYHAPDHQIYLGFIVALDYANPWLDPFMEFQRWKQHPRIRRFLEGGKRVAYGARAVNKGGLQSLPRLAFPGGVLAGCEAGFLNGAKIKGTHTAMKTGMLAAEAIFAALASGTPEVLEDYEERVRDSWVHEELHRVRNFGPAQYKLGTFLGAAFTWFDQNLAGGRLPFTWHNRLPDHAALKRAADCPRIDYPRPDGVVSFDRLSSVYLSSTHHEEDQPCHLRLADPAIPVKYNLPLYAEPAQRYCPAGVYEIVAEAGGERLQINAQNCVHCKTCDIKDPAQNIDWTVPEGGGGPNYTGM, from the coding sequence ATGGAATTCGACGTGCTGATCGTGGGCGCCGGTCCCTGCGGCCTCGCCGCGGCCTGTCGCCTCATGCAGCTGGCACAGGCGGCAGGCACGGAATTGAATGTCGCGGTGGTGGAGAAGGGCGCGGAGATCGGCGCCCATATCCTCTCCGGCGCGGTGCTCGAGCCACGCGCCCTCGATGAGCTGTTCCCCGACTGGCGTGAGCGCGAGGCGCCGGCGCACACGCCGGTGCGTGCCGATGAGTTCCACTTCCTCACCGGTGACACGGGCGGCTGGCGCGTGCCGCATGCCTTCGTTCCTTACCCTTCACGCAATGAGGGCAACTGCATCATCAGCGTCGGCAATCTCTGTCGCTGGCTGGGCCGTCAGGCCGAGGCGCTGGGCGTGAACCTGTTCCCCGGCTTCGCCGCTGCCGGGGTGCTCTACGAGGGCGAGCGCGTCGCCGGCGTCGTCACCGGCGACATGGGCCGCGACCGCCAGGGCCAGCCGCGCGATTCCTTCCAGCCCGGCTACGAGCTGCGTGCGCGCTACACGGTGTTCGCCGAAGGTTGCCGCGGCAGCCTCGGCAAGGAACTGATGCGGCGCTTCGAGCTGCGCCGCGACTGCGATCCGCAGCACTATGGCATCGGCCTCAAGGAAGTCTGGACCATCGATCCGGCACTGCACCAGGAGGGCCTGGTGGTCCACACCCTCGGCTGGCCACTCGCCAACGACACCGAGGGCGGCGGCTTCCTCTACCATGCGCCCGACCATCAGATTTACCTGGGGTTCATCGTCGCGCTCGACTATGCCAACCCCTGGCTCGATCCGTTCATGGAGTTCCAGCGCTGGAAGCAGCATCCGCGCATCCGTCGCTTCCTGGAAGGCGGCAAGCGCGTGGCCTATGGTGCGCGGGCCGTGAACAAGGGCGGCCTGCAGTCGCTGCCACGGCTGGCATTCCCCGGGGGCGTGCTCGCCGGCTGCGAGGCCGGCTTCCTCAATGGCGCGAAGATCAAGGGCACCCATACCGCGATGAAGACCGGCATGCTCGCCGCGGAAGCGATTTTCGCGGCGCTGGCGTCCGGCACGCCGGAGGTGCTGGAGGACTACGAGGAGCGGGTCCGCGACTCATGGGTCCATGAGGAGCTGCACCGGGTGCGCAACTTCGGTCCCGCGCAATACAAGCTCGGGACTTTCCTCGGCGCCGCCTTTACCTGGTTCGACCAGAACCTGGCCGGCGGCCGCCTGCCCTTCACCTGGCACAACCGCCTGCCCGACCACGCGGCCCTGAAGCGCGCCGCGGATTGCCCGCGCATCGACTACCCCAGGCCCGATGGTGTGGTGAGCTTCGACCGGCTGTCCTCGGTCTATCTGTCCAGCACCCACCACGAGGAAGACCAGCCCTGTCACCTTCGGCTGGCCGATCCGGCCATCCCGGTGAAGTACAACCTGCCGCTGTACGCGGAGCCGGCGCAGCGCTACTGCCCGGCTGGCGTGTACGAGATCGTCGCGGAGGCGGGCGGCGAGCGGCTGCAGATCAACGCGCAGAACTGCGTGCACTGCAAGACCTGCGACATCAAGGACCCGGCGCAGAACATCGACTGGACGGTTCCCGAGGGCGGCGGCGGCCCCAACTACACCGGCATGTAG
- a CDS encoding acetyl-CoA C-acyltransferase, with protein sequence MSAEPVVIVAARRTPIGAFQGSLAPVTTPQLAATAIRACLEDTGLPGSELHHALMGCVLQAGVGQAPARQAVLAAGLPNRLPTMTINKVCGSGLASVIIGHDMIRTGSAGVVLAGGMESMSNAPYLLPKARAGYRMGHQQVLDHMFTDGLQNPYDGNMMGHFAEQTARRYGFTREAQDAFAAESVRRALAACSGGDFRTEITPVAVKSRAGETLVDRDEEPFRADVARIPTLKPAFAKDGTVTAASSSAISDGAAAVILMGAAEAARRGLRPLARIAGFAAHAHEPEWFTTAPSNAIRTLLERTGWRAGDVDLYEINEAFACVTMGSIHELELDPARVNVHGGACALGHPIGATGTRVLVTLVHALRQRGGGRGISALCIGGGEALALAVETG encoded by the coding sequence GTGAGTGCTGAACCCGTCGTCATCGTTGCCGCGAGGCGCACGCCCATCGGCGCCTTCCAGGGCAGCCTCGCCCCGGTCACCACGCCCCAGCTCGCCGCCACGGCGATCCGTGCCTGCCTCGAGGATACCGGCCTGCCGGGAAGCGAGCTGCACCATGCGCTGATGGGCTGCGTGCTGCAGGCCGGTGTCGGCCAGGCGCCGGCCCGCCAGGCTGTGCTTGCCGCCGGCCTGCCCAATCGCCTGCCCACCATGACGATCAACAAGGTCTGCGGATCGGGTCTCGCCAGCGTGATCATCGGCCACGACATGATCCGCACCGGCAGCGCCGGGGTGGTCCTCGCCGGGGGCATGGAGTCCATGAGCAATGCGCCCTACCTGCTGCCGAAGGCACGGGCCGGCTACCGCATGGGACACCAGCAGGTGCTCGACCACATGTTCACCGACGGCCTGCAGAACCCGTACGACGGCAACATGATGGGGCACTTCGCGGAGCAGACCGCGCGCCGGTATGGCTTCACGCGCGAGGCGCAGGATGCGTTCGCGGCCGAGTCCGTGCGCCGCGCGCTGGCCGCCTGCAGCGGCGGCGATTTCCGCACCGAGATCACCCCGGTGGCGGTGAAGAGCCGCGCGGGAGAGACGCTCGTGGATCGCGACGAGGAGCCGTTCCGCGCCGACGTCGCGCGGATCCCGACGCTGAAACCGGCCTTCGCGAAGGACGGCACGGTGACCGCCGCCAGTTCCTCGGCCATCTCCGATGGCGCCGCCGCGGTCATCCTCATGGGTGCGGCCGAGGCCGCGCGCCGTGGGCTCCGGCCGCTGGCGCGCATCGCCGGCTTCGCCGCCCATGCGCACGAGCCCGAGTGGTTCACCACCGCCCCCAGCAATGCCATCCGCACGCTGCTGGAGCGTACCGGCTGGCGTGCCGGCGACGTGGACCTCTACGAGATCAACGAGGCCTTCGCCTGCGTCACCATGGGCAGCATCCACGAACTGGAGCTGGATCCGGCGCGGGTCAACGTCCACGGCGGGGCCTGCGCCCTCGGCCACCCGATCGGCGCCACCGGCACGCGCGTGCTGGTCACCCTGGTGCATGCCCTGCGCCAGCGGGGCGGTGGCCGGGGCATTTCCGCCCTGTGCATCGGCGGCGGGGAAGCGCTGGCGCTGGCGGTCGAGACCGGCTGA